In one Buteo buteo chromosome 10, bButBut1.hap1.1, whole genome shotgun sequence genomic region, the following are encoded:
- the SH3GL1 gene encoding endophilin-A2 isoform X2, protein MSVAGLKKQFYKASQLVSEKVGGAEGTKLDDDFKEMEKKVDLTSKAVTEVLTRTIEYLQPNPASRAKLTMLNTMSKIRGQVKNPGYPQSEGLLGESMIRYGKELGEDSNFGDALLDAGESMKRLAEVKDSLDIEVKQNFIDPLQNLCDKDLKEIQHHLKKLEGRRLDFDYKKKRQGKIPDEELRQAMEKFEESKEVAETSMHNLLETDIEQVSQLSALVDAQLDYHRQAVQILDELAEKLKRRMREASSRPKREYKPKPRETYDFGDTDQSNGGFSCNPTPKVSAPLDQPCCKALYDFEPENDGELGFKEGDIITLTNQIDENWYEGMINGQSGFFPLNYVEVLVPLPQ, encoded by the exons ctgGTCAGCGAGAAGGTCGGAGGAGCTGAAGGGACCAAGCTAGACGATGACTtcaaggaaatggaaaag AAAGTGGACCTGACCAGCAAGGCAGTTACAGAAGTATTGACCAGAACAATAGAGTACCTCCAGCCGAACCCAG CTTCCAGAGCCAAGCTAACCATGCTCAACACGATGTCGAAGATCCGCGGGCAGGTGAAGAACCCCGGCTACCCGCAGTCAGAAGGGCTGCTGGGGGAGAGCATGATCCGATATGGCAAGGAGCTGGGCGAGGACTCCAACTTCG GCGATGCGCTTCTTGATGCTGGTGAATCTATGAAGCGGTTGGCTGAAGTGAAGGACTCGCTGGATATTGAAgtcaaacaaaattttattgaTCCCCTCCAGAACCTGTGTGACAAAGACCTGAAAGAGATCCAG CACCATCTCAAGAAGCTGGAAGGCAGACGCTTGGACTTTGACTACAAGAAGAAACGACAGGGCAAAATCCCCGATGAGGAACTTCGACAGGCCATGGAGAAATTTGAAGAGTCCAAGGAAGTAGCGGAGACCAGTATGCACAACCTCCTAGAAACTGAC ATCGAGCAGGTGAGCCAGCTCTCAGCCTTGGTGGACGCCCAGCTGGACTACCACAGGCAGGCAGTGCAGATCCTGGACGAGCTTGCGGAAAAACTCAAACGCAG aatgAGGGAGGCTTCCTCGCGACCCAAGCGGGAATACAAGCCCAAACCCAGGGAGACATACGACTTTGGAGACACTGACCAATCTAATGGGGGCTTCTCTTGTAATCCTACCCCCAAAGTCTCAG cccccctggaccagccctgctgcaagGCTCTCTACGACTTCGAACCCGAAAACGATGGCGAGCTGGGCTTCAAGGAAGGCGACATCATCACCCTGACCAACCAGATCGACGAAAACTGGTACGAGGGCATGATCAACGGCCAGTCGGGCTTCTTCCCCCTCAACTACGTGGAAGTGCTGGTTCCGCTACCTCAGTGA
- the MPND gene encoding MPN domain-containing protein isoform X3, whose product MAALAAASPGGDECLEEDEDELEPGLDEAEAEPETGSGTKAAGGTRGAVLTRRGITLRVLLRDGLLEPARGVLSIYYLGKKFVGDLGADGTITWQETGQVFNSPSAWATHCKRLVNPAKKSGCGWASVRYKGQKLDQYKAAWLRKHQPNAPPPAEESLASEGEEEEMPEDEEEEATREGRAPVPEPTATKKPEERSKKQQCKNPAEPAGTDHGPPGKRLESKPRVPVRYCTLGTRDSARNPQTLVEVTSFAAINKFQPFNVAISSNVLLLLDFHSHLTRSEVVGYLGGRWDTNTQLLTVLRAFPCRTRLGDAEAAGAVEEEICQSLFLRGLSLVGWYHSHPFGPALPSLHDIDAQMDYQLKLQGSGNGFQPCLALICGPYYHGNPGVESKIAPFWVMPPPEQRPNDYGIPMDVEVAYIQDGFLTNDVLQEMTLLVEFYKGAPDLVKFQELWSQDQTYLDKLKGSLASRTPKDQSFTHILEQIYSLLKLSS is encoded by the exons ATGGCAG CGCTGGCGGCCGCCTCCCCCGGCGGGGACGAGTGCCTggaggaggacgaggacgagCTGGAGCCGGGACTGGACGAAGCGGAGGCCGAGCCGGAGACCGGGAGCGGGACGAAGGCGGCGGGGGGCACCCGGGGGGCCGTGCTCACCCGCCGCGGCATCACCCTCCGCGTCCTTCTCCGCGACGGGCTCCTCGAGCCGGCCCGCGGCGTCCTCTCCATCTACTACCTG GGCAAAAAATTCGTGGGGGACCTGGGGGCGGACGGGACCATCACCTGGCAGGAGACGGGACAGGTCTTCAACTCGCCCAGCGCCTGGGCCACCCACTGCAAGCGCCTGGTGAACCCCGCCAAGAAGTCGGGGTGCGGGTGGGCGTCCGTCCGCTACAAGGGCCAGAAGCTGGACCAGTACAAAGCCGCTTGGCTGCGCAAGCACCAGCCCaacgcgccgccgcccgccgagGAG AGCTTGGCCAGcgagggtgaggaggaggagatgcctGAGGATGAAGAAGAGGAGGCGACGAGGGAGGGTCGGGCGCCCGTGCCGGAGCCGACGGCTACCAAAAAACCAGAGGAGAggagcaagaagcagcagtgcaAGAACCCGGCAGAGCCGGCGGGGACGG ATCACGGCCCCCCCGGGAAAAGGCTGGAGAGCAAACCCCGGGTGCCTGTTCGCTACTGCACCCTGGGCACCCGCGACTCGGCCAG GAACCCCCAGACCCTGGTGGAGGTGACGTCCTTCGCCGCCATCAACAAGTTCCAGCCCTTCAACGTGGCCATTTCCAGCAACGTCCTCCTGCTCCTG gatttcCACAGCCACCTGACGCGGAGCGAAGTGGTGGGCTACCTGGGTGGGCGGTGGGACACCAATACACAGT tgctgaCGGTGCTGCGAGCCTTCCCATGCCGGACCCGCCTGGGTGATGCCGAGGCCGCCGGTGCCGTGGAAGAGGAG ATCTGCCAGAGCTTGTTCTTGCGGGGGCTGTCGCTGGTGGGTTGGTACCACAGCCACCCCTTCGGCCCCGCGCTGCCCTCCCTGCACGACATCGATGCGCAGATGGATTATCAGCTCAAGCTGCAGGGTAGCGGCAACGgcttccagccctgcctggccctCATCTGCG gaCCCTACTATCACGGTAACCCCGGCGTGGAGTCCAAAATTGCGCCCTTCTGGGTGATGCCGCCACCGGAG CAACGGCCCAACGACTACGGCATCCCCATGGACGTGGAGGTGGCCTACATCCAGGACGGCTTCCTCACCAACGATGTCCTGCAGGAGATG acgCTGCTGGTGGAGTTTTATAAGGGAGCCCCCGACCTGGTGAAGTTTCAGGAGCTGTGGAGCCAGGATCAGACGTACCTGGACAAGCTGAAG GGCTCCCTGGCCTCCCGCACCCCCAAAGACCAGAGCTTCACCCACATCCTGGAGCAGATCTACAGCCTCCTCAAGCTCAGCAGCTGA
- the MPND gene encoding MPN domain-containing protein isoform X2: protein MAALAAASPGGDECLEEDEDELEPGLDEAEAEPETGSGTKAAGGTRGAVLTRRGITLRVLLRDGLLEPARGVLSIYYLGKKFVGDLGADGTITWQETGQVFNSPSAWATHCKRLVNPAKKSGCGWASVRYKGQKLDQYKAAWLRKHQPNAPPPAEESLASEGEEEEMPEDEEEEATREGRAPVPEPTATKKPEERSKKQQCKNPAEPAGTGKVALGGGSRGTLENPAAVTGALCFADHGPPGKRLESKPRVPVRYCTLGTRDSARNPQTLVEVTSFAAINKFQPFNVAISSNVLLLLDFHSHLTRSEVVGYLGGRWDTNTQLLTVLRAFPCRTRLGDAEAAGAVEEEICQSLFLRGLSLVGWYHSHPFGPALPSLHDIDAQMDYQLKLQGSGNGFQPCLALICGPYYHGNPGVESKIAPFWVMPPPEQRPNDYGIPMDVEVAYIQDGFLTNDVLQEMTLLVEFYKGAPDLVKFQELWSQDQTYLDKLKGSLASRTPKDQSFTHILEQIYSLLKLSS from the exons ATGGCAG CGCTGGCGGCCGCCTCCCCCGGCGGGGACGAGTGCCTggaggaggacgaggacgagCTGGAGCCGGGACTGGACGAAGCGGAGGCCGAGCCGGAGACCGGGAGCGGGACGAAGGCGGCGGGGGGCACCCGGGGGGCCGTGCTCACCCGCCGCGGCATCACCCTCCGCGTCCTTCTCCGCGACGGGCTCCTCGAGCCGGCCCGCGGCGTCCTCTCCATCTACTACCTG GGCAAAAAATTCGTGGGGGACCTGGGGGCGGACGGGACCATCACCTGGCAGGAGACGGGACAGGTCTTCAACTCGCCCAGCGCCTGGGCCACCCACTGCAAGCGCCTGGTGAACCCCGCCAAGAAGTCGGGGTGCGGGTGGGCGTCCGTCCGCTACAAGGGCCAGAAGCTGGACCAGTACAAAGCCGCTTGGCTGCGCAAGCACCAGCCCaacgcgccgccgcccgccgagGAG AGCTTGGCCAGcgagggtgaggaggaggagatgcctGAGGATGAAGAAGAGGAGGCGACGAGGGAGGGTCGGGCGCCCGTGCCGGAGCCGACGGCTACCAAAAAACCAGAGGAGAggagcaagaagcagcagtgcaAGAACCCGGCAGAGCCGGCGGGGACGGGTAAggtggcactgggaggggggtcCCGAGGGACCCTGGAGAACCCGGCAGCGGTGACGGGGGCGTTGTGCTTCGCAGATCACGGCCCCCCCGGGAAAAGGCTGGAGAGCAAACCCCGGGTGCCTGTTCGCTACTGCACCCTGGGCACCCGCGACTCGGCCAG GAACCCCCAGACCCTGGTGGAGGTGACGTCCTTCGCCGCCATCAACAAGTTCCAGCCCTTCAACGTGGCCATTTCCAGCAACGTCCTCCTGCTCCTG gatttcCACAGCCACCTGACGCGGAGCGAAGTGGTGGGCTACCTGGGTGGGCGGTGGGACACCAATACACAGT tgctgaCGGTGCTGCGAGCCTTCCCATGCCGGACCCGCCTGGGTGATGCCGAGGCCGCCGGTGCCGTGGAAGAGGAG ATCTGCCAGAGCTTGTTCTTGCGGGGGCTGTCGCTGGTGGGTTGGTACCACAGCCACCCCTTCGGCCCCGCGCTGCCCTCCCTGCACGACATCGATGCGCAGATGGATTATCAGCTCAAGCTGCAGGGTAGCGGCAACGgcttccagccctgcctggccctCATCTGCG gaCCCTACTATCACGGTAACCCCGGCGTGGAGTCCAAAATTGCGCCCTTCTGGGTGATGCCGCCACCGGAG CAACGGCCCAACGACTACGGCATCCCCATGGACGTGGAGGTGGCCTACATCCAGGACGGCTTCCTCACCAACGATGTCCTGCAGGAGATG acgCTGCTGGTGGAGTTTTATAAGGGAGCCCCCGACCTGGTGAAGTTTCAGGAGCTGTGGAGCCAGGATCAGACGTACCTGGACAAGCTGAAG GGCTCCCTGGCCTCCCGCACCCCCAAAGACCAGAGCTTCACCCACATCCTGGAGCAGATCTACAGCCTCCTCAAGCTCAGCAGCTGA
- the SH3GL1 gene encoding endophilin-A2 isoform X1 produces MSVAGLKKQFYKASQLVSEKVGGAEGTKLDDDFKEMEKKVDLTSKAVTEVLTRTIEYLQPNPASRAKLTMLNTMSKIRGQVKNPGYPQSEGLLGESMIRYGKELGEDSNFGDALLDAGESMKRLAEVKDSLDIEVKQNFIDPLQNLCDKDLKEIQHHLKKLEGRRLDFDYKKKRQGKIPDEELRQAMEKFEESKEVAETSMHNLLETDIEQVSQLSALVDAQLDYHRQAVQILDELAEKLKRRMREASSRPKREYKPKPRETYDFGDTDQSNGGFSCNPTPKVSASSSFRSDKPSRASVRSIPPLDQPCCKALYDFEPENDGELGFKEGDIITLTNQIDENWYEGMINGQSGFFPLNYVEVLVPLPQ; encoded by the exons ctgGTCAGCGAGAAGGTCGGAGGAGCTGAAGGGACCAAGCTAGACGATGACTtcaaggaaatggaaaag AAAGTGGACCTGACCAGCAAGGCAGTTACAGAAGTATTGACCAGAACAATAGAGTACCTCCAGCCGAACCCAG CTTCCAGAGCCAAGCTAACCATGCTCAACACGATGTCGAAGATCCGCGGGCAGGTGAAGAACCCCGGCTACCCGCAGTCAGAAGGGCTGCTGGGGGAGAGCATGATCCGATATGGCAAGGAGCTGGGCGAGGACTCCAACTTCG GCGATGCGCTTCTTGATGCTGGTGAATCTATGAAGCGGTTGGCTGAAGTGAAGGACTCGCTGGATATTGAAgtcaaacaaaattttattgaTCCCCTCCAGAACCTGTGTGACAAAGACCTGAAAGAGATCCAG CACCATCTCAAGAAGCTGGAAGGCAGACGCTTGGACTTTGACTACAAGAAGAAACGACAGGGCAAAATCCCCGATGAGGAACTTCGACAGGCCATGGAGAAATTTGAAGAGTCCAAGGAAGTAGCGGAGACCAGTATGCACAACCTCCTAGAAACTGAC ATCGAGCAGGTGAGCCAGCTCTCAGCCTTGGTGGACGCCCAGCTGGACTACCACAGGCAGGCAGTGCAGATCCTGGACGAGCTTGCGGAAAAACTCAAACGCAG aatgAGGGAGGCTTCCTCGCGACCCAAGCGGGAATACAAGCCCAAACCCAGGGAGACATACGACTTTGGAGACACTGACCAATCTAATGGGGGCTTCTCTTGTAATCCTACCCCCAAAGTCTCAG cttcctcctctttccGATCCGACAAGCCGTCCCGGGCCTCCGTCAGGAGTATCC cccccctggaccagccctgctgcaagGCTCTCTACGACTTCGAACCCGAAAACGATGGCGAGCTGGGCTTCAAGGAAGGCGACATCATCACCCTGACCAACCAGATCGACGAAAACTGGTACGAGGGCATGATCAACGGCCAGTCGGGCTTCTTCCCCCTCAACTACGTGGAAGTGCTGGTTCCGCTACCTCAGTGA
- the MPND gene encoding MPN domain-containing protein isoform X1, with the protein MAALAAASPGGDECLEEDEDELEPGLDEAEAEPETGSGTKAAGGTRGAVLTRRGITLRVLLRDGLLEPARGVLSIYYLGKKFVGDLGADGTITWQETGQVFNSPSAWATHCKRLVNPAKKSGCGWASVRYKGQKLDQYKAAWLRKHQPNAPPPAEEVGRDAPPPTQPQPQIWVPAAWVAGWVPALCCPQSLASEGEEEEMPEDEEEEATREGRAPVPEPTATKKPEERSKKQQCKNPAEPAGTDHGPPGKRLESKPRVPVRYCTLGTRDSARNPQTLVEVTSFAAINKFQPFNVAISSNVLLLLDFHSHLTRSEVVGYLGGRWDTNTQLLTVLRAFPCRTRLGDAEAAGAVEEEICQSLFLRGLSLVGWYHSHPFGPALPSLHDIDAQMDYQLKLQGSGNGFQPCLALICGPYYHGNPGVESKIAPFWVMPPPEQRPNDYGIPMDVEVAYIQDGFLTNDVLQEMTLLVEFYKGAPDLVKFQELWSQDQTYLDKLKGSLASRTPKDQSFTHILEQIYSLLKLSS; encoded by the exons ATGGCAG CGCTGGCGGCCGCCTCCCCCGGCGGGGACGAGTGCCTggaggaggacgaggacgagCTGGAGCCGGGACTGGACGAAGCGGAGGCCGAGCCGGAGACCGGGAGCGGGACGAAGGCGGCGGGGGGCACCCGGGGGGCCGTGCTCACCCGCCGCGGCATCACCCTCCGCGTCCTTCTCCGCGACGGGCTCCTCGAGCCGGCCCGCGGCGTCCTCTCCATCTACTACCTG GGCAAAAAATTCGTGGGGGACCTGGGGGCGGACGGGACCATCACCTGGCAGGAGACGGGACAGGTCTTCAACTCGCCCAGCGCCTGGGCCACCCACTGCAAGCGCCTGGTGAACCCCGCCAAGAAGTCGGGGTGCGGGTGGGCGTCCGTCCGCTACAAGGGCCAGAAGCTGGACCAGTACAAAGCCGCTTGGCTGCGCAAGCACCAGCCCaacgcgccgccgcccgccgagGAGGTGGGTCgggacgcccccccccccacccaaccccaaccccaaatcTGGGTCCCCGCAGCGTGGGTGGCGGGATGGGTGCCAGCCTTGTGCTGCCCGCAGAGCTTGGCCAGcgagggtgaggaggaggagatgcctGAGGATGAAGAAGAGGAGGCGACGAGGGAGGGTCGGGCGCCCGTGCCGGAGCCGACGGCTACCAAAAAACCAGAGGAGAggagcaagaagcagcagtgcaAGAACCCGGCAGAGCCGGCGGGGACGG ATCACGGCCCCCCCGGGAAAAGGCTGGAGAGCAAACCCCGGGTGCCTGTTCGCTACTGCACCCTGGGCACCCGCGACTCGGCCAG GAACCCCCAGACCCTGGTGGAGGTGACGTCCTTCGCCGCCATCAACAAGTTCCAGCCCTTCAACGTGGCCATTTCCAGCAACGTCCTCCTGCTCCTG gatttcCACAGCCACCTGACGCGGAGCGAAGTGGTGGGCTACCTGGGTGGGCGGTGGGACACCAATACACAGT tgctgaCGGTGCTGCGAGCCTTCCCATGCCGGACCCGCCTGGGTGATGCCGAGGCCGCCGGTGCCGTGGAAGAGGAG ATCTGCCAGAGCTTGTTCTTGCGGGGGCTGTCGCTGGTGGGTTGGTACCACAGCCACCCCTTCGGCCCCGCGCTGCCCTCCCTGCACGACATCGATGCGCAGATGGATTATCAGCTCAAGCTGCAGGGTAGCGGCAACGgcttccagccctgcctggccctCATCTGCG gaCCCTACTATCACGGTAACCCCGGCGTGGAGTCCAAAATTGCGCCCTTCTGGGTGATGCCGCCACCGGAG CAACGGCCCAACGACTACGGCATCCCCATGGACGTGGAGGTGGCCTACATCCAGGACGGCTTCCTCACCAACGATGTCCTGCAGGAGATG acgCTGCTGGTGGAGTTTTATAAGGGAGCCCCCGACCTGGTGAAGTTTCAGGAGCTGTGGAGCCAGGATCAGACGTACCTGGACAAGCTGAAG GGCTCCCTGGCCTCCCGCACCCCCAAAGACCAGAGCTTCACCCACATCCTGGAGCAGATCTACAGCCTCCTCAAGCTCAGCAGCTGA